Part of the Helicobacter bilis genome is shown below.
TTGCAATTTATCAATTATCTCCCCTTCAAAATTGCTTTGAAAAAACTCAAGCTCTAAAGACTCACCATTTGCACCCTTTTGTGTCGCAGCAAACGCACTCATATTATTATGGATTTGTTCTAGCGTCATAGTCCCATATAGTCTTGGGTCTCTGTGTCCTAACATGTTTAGATTTGGTCCTTGAATGACTAATATTTTCATGTATGCTCCTTATTACAAAGTAAAGGCAAGATTCTATCAAAATTTAAAGGGCTTTTATTAAACAAAAAGATTTATCAAAAATATAATTTTCAAGGTTATAATGTAGTCTTGTTATGAATAAATATTGAACTTTAAGGATAGCATAATGTCTGCAATAAGCTCTTTCACACAGGCAATACTAAATATTTTCTATCAATTAACGACAATCCCGCATGGTAGCTTTAATACAAACGAGATGGCAGCATTTTTAGAATCTTTTGCCAAATCAAATGGCTATGCAATAAAAAAAGATTCTGTTGGCAATATACTTGCATATAAAGAAAATACAGAATCTAGAGTATGTTTTCAATGTCATTATGATATGGTGTGCGTTGGACTTGCAGCACAAAATCTAGCGTTAAATCTTTTGCAAACAAAGAGAAGATACAACAATATCGAGCAAACTTGGCTAAAAGCTCAAGATTCTAGTCTTGGTGCTGATAATGGCATGGGTATGGCGATTATGATGTATTTCATGCAGCAGGGTATTCACGCAGAGTTTCTTTTCACAAATGATGAAGAGGTAGGCATGATAGGGGCAAAAGGGCTAGAGATTCCTATTCAATCTAAGATATTGCTTAATCTTGATTCTGAAGTCTTAGGTGAGATTACTATAAGCTGTGCGGGCGGCTTTGACCTAAATTATCAAAGTGAATTTATCACACAAGAGATTCCGCTAAATTATCATTATTATGTCCTATCTTCAAGGAATTTTGCCGGTGGTCATAGTGGATTAGATATTAATAATCCTTTGCCAAACTATCAAAATGCAATCCTGCAAAGCACATATTTTTTAAATACAGCCTTAAATGAGAGTGAAAAGGATTCCTTATATGTGATTAACTGGAAAGGTGGTGAGAAACGCAACTCAATCCCTATGCACTCAAAGCTAATCATCGCAAGTAAGCAAAAACTAAGTATAGAATCAAATGAATTTTTTGTATTTGAAGAGCTAAAAGAAGAGCATAATGAAATGCTTGATAAAACAAATGAAGTCTTTTTACAAACGCCAAATGGCATAGAGTTTAAGATTCTATACAATCTACTTTTAAGTTTAAATATAGGTGTGCTTGATAGTATAGAAAATGCGGTGCAAAACTCTCGTAGTCTCTCACATATCTCATTTGCAAATGGGAATCTATCTCTTGCTTTCATGGGTCGTGCTAATACAAATGATTTATTGCAAGATAACTTAACTCAACTAAAAAAGATTCTAGAAAAAGAGCAGCCAAAGCAAAAAAAAGAGAGTCTGCAAATAAAAATGAGTGAATATTATGCCCCATGGGAAAAGCAGGATAAAAGCATAGCATCTAGTAGCATAAATAAAACTTTATGTGAAACAGAAGAGATGAAAGATTCATGCAGTCTAAAAGAGATTCTAAAAGCAATGTGTATGAGTATGCAAAAACACACAGAGCCATTCAACATAACGCCAAAAATAGTAGAGTTACACGCAGGGCTTGAGTGTGGAATCTTACTCAAAAGATTTAAAGATTTGGGGCTATCTGATATCATTGCCTTAAGCATTGGTCCATCAATCAACGCACCACATTCTATCAATGAAGAAGTATGGATTGAGAGTGCTGGGGTTATAGTAGCGATCTTGCAAGATTTTATGGAAACGATATAAGTATATGGGAAAAACAATGCCAGACTTTACTACAATGCTAAGCGTGAGTTTATCACTGCTTGGTGCGCTTTTGTTGTGTATCTTGGTCCTACTTATCTTTAGTGCGTGTTCGCCGCTAACTTCTATGAATCATAGTGTCAAAACACATTATACCCCCCATTATAATAGCTTTAAAAGCCCTATTGCAGAGCCATACAAAGAAGAGTTAGAGCAAAAAAAAGATGGCGCATTAATCATTGCTGATGGCTCAAGTGCGCTTTTACATAGACTAGGTTTCGTGCAGATGGCTACAAAAACCATTGACATTCAAACCTATATCTATAAAAATGAACTCACTTCAAGGCTACTTGCAAGAGAGCTTTATGAGGCGGCAAATCGCGGTGTAAAGATTAGAATCTTAATCGATGATAATGGAATCTCATCAGACTTTTATGACTTAATGATGCTTGATAATCATGAAAACATTGAAGTGAGAATCTTTAATCCATACTTTTTTCGCTTTGGTCCTATGCATGCATTTGAGGCGATATTTAACTTCAGTCGCATTAATAAACGCATGCATAATAAGCTTTTTATCTTTGATGATACCGCATTAATCATGGGTGGTAGAAACATTGCTGATGAATATTTTGAAAATGCAAGTGTGAATTTTACCGATACAGACTTATTATTTATCGGCAATATCGCAAAAGATGCGAAACTAAACTTTGAAGAATTTTGGAATTACAAAAGAAGTATCCCTGTAAATCTCTTCCCAAGTAAGAGAAAATTAGAAAAATATCGCAAAAAAGCAAAAAGCCCAGAAGAACAAGCCAAACAATATAATGTAGGTAAAGCTGATTGGGAAGAATACCTAAGCGATATGGAAGTGTTTAAAGCAAAATATAAAAATAAAGAATTTAACATGACTTGGGGTGAGGGCACATTCCTAGCAGACTCACCAGAAAAGATTGATAAAGGCAATGGTCCCTTTACAACACCTATCCTTGAAGCCCTATCTTATAATCTTAGCCATGCAAAAGAATCTATTGTCATCTCTTCATCATATCTTGTTCCGGGTGTCGCGGCTATGGATATATGGCGTGATTTTATACAAAATAGGGGGATTACCATTAAGATTCTTACAAACTCACTTGCCTCTGTTGATGTGATACCTGTGTATTCACATTGGGAAAATTATAGAGATAAACTTGCTTTGATGGGCGTGCAAGTCTATGAGTATCCAAACTTAGAATCTAAAAAGGCAAGGCTAAAGGATAAGGTAAAATTCTATCATTCATCAAAAGGTAAAGTAAGCCTTCACTCAAAATACATGATTATAGATTCTCACACCATTGCTGTGGGTAGCTTTAATCTTGATTATAGATCAGCTATGCTAAATACTGAAAGCATTGTATTTTTTAAAAACAAAGAGTTAGCAGACCAACTACATAAGATTACAGAATCTCAAATGCAAGATTCCTATAAAATCGTATGTGATACAAATACGCAAAAATGCCATTGGGAGCTAAAAGATGAAAATGGTGTGCAAAAATTCTCCGTCTCACCAAATACAAGCGTATGGCTTAGATTCTATAAAACATTGGCAAAGATTATGCCAGAAAAGCTTTTATGATAGAATTTTAGAATCTAATTCATTTGGGTGGGTGCATTTTGACAAGAATTTAGATTTTATAAAAGATTTTGTAAAGGAAAATTGTGAGTTTCATACAGCTAGATTCTATAACAAAGACTTATGGCAAGGGTAAAAATACTTTTCAAGCCCTACATGGTGTGAATTTAGAGATTAAAAAAGGTGAGTTTGTAGCCCTCATGGGTCCTTCTGGGTCAGGTAAATCCACAATGGCGAATATACTTGGCTGCCTTGATATTGCTACAACGGGCAAGTATTATTTCAATGGTGTTGATGTTTTTACGCTGACACGGACACAAAGGGCATTATTGCGGCGGCATTATATGGGATTTATCTTTCAAGGTTTTAATCTTTTATCAAGGACTTCTGCGCTTGAGAATGTGGAGTTACCGCTCATATATCGCGGTATGCACAAAAGAGAGCGGCAAAAAATCGCACTTGAAGCACTTGATATGGTGGGACTTGCGGACTGGTCGCATCATAGTAGCGGAGAGCTTAGCGGTGGGCAGTGTCAGCGTGTAGCCATAGCGCGTGCAATCGTTATGAAGCCTTTATTTTTACTCGCTGATGAGCCAACAGGTAATCTTGATACAAAAAGAAGTAATGAAGTTATGGAGATTCTAATACGACTAAATCGCGATATGAATATTACAATCCTTATGGTAACGCACGAGCCAGACATGGCACAATACACACACAGAGCAATTCACTTTTTAGATGGAAATATCCATGATGAAGTGATTTTTCAATAAACAGGCTTTATACAATTTAATCATTAGAATCTAAAATAACTTATCATATTGAGTGTAGTAAGACAGACAACCTAAAGATTCTAAAAAATCTTTTGTTTAACACTCAAAATAAGAAAGTAATATAGAACTTAAATCCTTTATAATTCTTAATGTTAGTTAAAGATTCCATTAAACCTTGAAAGTTGCAACCACGATAGGACACATATCGGCAAATATTGATATCGAATGAAATATATTTATTAAAACAGCATATATTTTTATTAGAATCTTCTCTCAAAGTTGTGTGTAAAATTTATTAAAATTTGGATTGTGTTATGCAAGATGATATGGCGATTTTATATAAGCATGTGAAGGCATTGGATATGTTGTATAGACATGCAATGCTTGGTGATAATTTTGTGGATTTAGCAAAACAAGATTCTAATACACACAAGCAAAAAATCACTCTTGCCACACAAGCAAATCAGCAATATAATAGCTATGAAGCAACTACTTCAAATCATACAAACACACAGCAAAACATGCAACAAATCGCACAAAAAGTTATACAATGCAATCTTTGCTCTCTCTCTAAATCTGTAAAAGATTCTGAACGATTATGTGCTATTTTACCTACAAAAAGAGATTATCCTATTGATACGCTCTCTAACAATGCAAAAGAGACTACAAATAAAGATTCTATTGCCACTAAAACCATACAAAATCACACAAAAGCATTTCCAAATATTGCCTTTATCACAGATTCCTTGCATCTTAGGGAAGCTCCAAAAGATAGCTATGCTTTATTAGAGAATCTTGAGTTAAATAGAAGTAATGAAATGCTTTTTGACATTATAGAAAAAGTCTTTTTACTTCATAAAGAAAGTGTATTTCTTTTTCCGCTTTTTAAATGTGCTGAGGTTGGTGATAATCAGCAAATAAGTATGCAAATCCGCACACAGCCCCTTGCCACACAAAGACGCATTTGTAGCAATTATCTCAAAGCTCAACTTGAAAATATGAGTTATGCGGTATTTTTTGGTGAGCATATATGCTTTGATTTCTTTGAGATTTCATTGCAAGAGGCAAGTGGTAAGTTACTTGAATATCATACAGCACAGGGCAAAAAAGTGCTTTGTGTATGT
Proteins encoded:
- a CDS encoding aminoacyl-histidine dipeptidase, producing the protein MSAISSFTQAILNIFYQLTTIPHGSFNTNEMAAFLESFAKSNGYAIKKDSVGNILAYKENTESRVCFQCHYDMVCVGLAAQNLALNLLQTKRRYNNIEQTWLKAQDSSLGADNGMGMAIMMYFMQQGIHAEFLFTNDEEVGMIGAKGLEIPIQSKILLNLDSEVLGEITISCAGGFDLNYQSEFITQEIPLNYHYYVLSSRNFAGGHSGLDINNPLPNYQNAILQSTYFLNTALNESEKDSLYVINWKGGEKRNSIPMHSKLIIASKQKLSIESNEFFVFEELKEEHNEMLDKTNEVFLQTPNGIEFKILYNLLLSLNIGVLDSIENAVQNSRSLSHISFANGNLSLAFMGRANTNDLLQDNLTQLKKILEKEQPKQKKESLQIKMSEYYAPWEKQDKSIASSSINKTLCETEEMKDSCSLKEILKAMCMSMQKHTEPFNITPKIVELHAGLECGILLKRFKDLGLSDIIALSIGPSINAPHSINEEVWIESAGVIVAILQDFMETI
- a CDS encoding phospholipase D family protein — encoded protein: MPDFTTMLSVSLSLLGALLLCILVLLIFSACSPLTSMNHSVKTHYTPHYNSFKSPIAEPYKEELEQKKDGALIIADGSSALLHRLGFVQMATKTIDIQTYIYKNELTSRLLARELYEAANRGVKIRILIDDNGISSDFYDLMMLDNHENIEVRIFNPYFFRFGPMHAFEAIFNFSRINKRMHNKLFIFDDTALIMGGRNIADEYFENASVNFTDTDLLFIGNIAKDAKLNFEEFWNYKRSIPVNLFPSKRKLEKYRKKAKSPEEQAKQYNVGKADWEEYLSDMEVFKAKYKNKEFNMTWGEGTFLADSPEKIDKGNGPFTTPILEALSYNLSHAKESIVISSSYLVPGVAAMDIWRDFIQNRGITIKILTNSLASVDVIPVYSHWENYRDKLALMGVQVYEYPNLESKKARLKDKVKFYHSSKGKVSLHSKYMIIDSHTIAVGSFNLDYRSAMLNTESIVFFKNKELADQLHKITESQMQDSYKIVCDTNTQKCHWELKDENGVQKFSVSPNTSVWLRFYKTLAKIMPEKLL
- a CDS encoding ABC transporter ATP-binding protein, which encodes MSFIQLDSITKTYGKGKNTFQALHGVNLEIKKGEFVALMGPSGSGKSTMANILGCLDIATTGKYYFNGVDVFTLTRTQRALLRRHYMGFIFQGFNLLSRTSALENVELPLIYRGMHKRERQKIALEALDMVGLADWSHHSSGELSGGQCQRVAIARAIVMKPLFLLADEPTGNLDTKRSNEVMEILIRLNRDMNITILMVTHEPDMAQYTHRAIHFLDGNIHDEVIFQ